The DNA segment ACCCAATCCATGGCAGGAGTTCAGCCTCGAAGTCAAGACCCGCTAAAGCAAAGGCACCATTGCGCCAAGTCCGAGCACCATCCCGGGCTGCACGACGCCCTGTCGCGGGCGCCACCGCCTGGGCATAAGCAGGAAGGCGTGACGGGTCAGCCAACCAGCACAGGGAGATAGCAGCATCGCGAGGTACGAAGCGCGCTGAACGTGGCAATTGCAATGTCTGCTGCGCAAGATGGAGAGGACTACGTCGGTCTATTGCCCAGACCAAACCGATAGCCAGCAGTACTAGCGACAAGAGAACAGCACCAACTGCTGCAAAAAAAGAGCGGGCCTTCATAGGCCTGCGATTGCGAGTTCTCTCATCTTTGTCCATCGCAACATAAATGGCGCTATGAATTCCGTCTAACCGCCTCTGATCAGCGTCCGTGAACGTTTACTTTGACTGCACAGCAATCAAACTCCATTGGAATTAGTGAATGTGCGGTAGGTACAAAAATTGGTATTACCAGCTTCCTGTGAGAGGCATCGCATCTTGTCCATACAAGGCGCGATGCCAAAACGCTACATCATTGATGCGGATGAATTAAATCTGCAAGAGTCGGCGCTCTAGTGCAACAGCCTTGCATCCCAGTCAATTTGATCTCGACCCAAACCTAATAATTAAAGTACTGAAATAGCGCAATATACTCATCCAATCCTGTATCTCATCGAGACGAACTCCAGACACTTTTCCTGTGTACAGCTCACTTTGACTAGCGCCCGGATCGCGAGTTGTAAACCTTCCTAAGCCTGCGGCTAATGATACGATCCATCAATAACGAATTGATTACGCCAACTAGCTACGGAGCACACATGCGGACCTATCTGAGTAGGACAGGCTGCTTGCTAGTTAGTAACTTGGAAGCGAGATTCAGAGTTTCTCTCCGAGCCTTTCTACGACTGTATTCACGTCCTTGTCTCCACGACCAGAACAGTTTATTACAACTTCACAACCCTTCTGAAGAGTGGGACACAGTTGGTCTAACCATGCAAACGCGTGGGCCGTCTCCAACGCAGGAATAATGCCCTCCAGTGCACTAACTAGACACAGAGCATCAAGAGCCTGCTGATCGGTCACCGCTACATACTCTGCGCGGCCAATTTCACGTAAATAACTGTGTTCTGGCCCAACACCAGGGTAATCGAGACCTGCACTAATGGAGTGTGCTTCTTGCACCTGGCCGTCGCTGTCTTGCAGCAGTAGGCTCATGGCACCATGCAGAACACCAGCGCGACCTTGTGTAATGGTGGCAGCGTGACGAGGTGTATCTATACCATCGCCAGCAGCCTCAACCCCGATCAGACGAATGGCTGTGTCTTGAACAAAATCATGGAATAGGCCCATAGCATTAGATCCACCACCGACACAGGCCATCAGCACGTCAGGCATACGACCAAAAGCCTCACGACACTGCTGCTTGGTCTCCTGTCCAATCACAGCATGGAAGTCGCGCACCAGCATGGGATACGGATGTGGGCCAGCAACAGAGCCCAGAATGTAGTGGGTGGTTTCTACGTTAGTGACCCAATCGCGAATCGCCTCACTAACTGCTTCTTTTAGGGTAGCTGAGCCCGTGGTCACCGGTTGCACCGTCGCGCCGAGTAAGCGCATGCGAAATACGTTAAGCGCCTGACGATTCATATCTTCGGCACCCATATAAATCATGCACCTAAGGCCGAAGCGTGCACAGACTGTTGCCGTGGCCACACCGTGCTGTCCAGCCCCAGTTTCGGCAATGATCCGCTTTTTACCCATTCGGAGAGCCAGGAGTGCTTGGCCGAGAGCATTGTTGATCTTATGAGCGCCAGTGTGGTTTAAGTCTTCACGCTTTAGCCAAATGCGCGGGCCTCCATCAGCGCGACGATAGTGGGCTGTTAGCCGCTCGGCTTCATACAGCGGTGTTGCACGACCCACATAGGTCTTAAGGAGCCGATTCAGTTCATCTGTAAAAGCAGGATCATTCCAAGCTTGCGTCGCAGCTCGCTCTAATTCAACTAGAGCTGGCATCAGGGTTTCTGGCACGTACTGACCACCGAAACGGCCGAAGCGACCATGAGCAGCGGGTCGCATCGTTGGCTGAAGGCTGGCGGGATCCAGGTGGATAGCGTTCGGCAAAGTGCTGGCCACAGATCCAGTTAGTTCAAAGCGCTAGGCCAGCGTAAACAGGCAGTTAGGTGATGACATAGGCAATCAACCTAAAGCTCGGGTTATGAAATCTCGGTCGTTTAAGAGTAATTACTAGAAACTTAAAGCAAAATGCCGTCCAACTTAGGGCCTAATATTCTCAAGTAGCGCAGGCGTACGGGGACACCTTGAAGCTGCAATGTCGGTAAACTAAAGTTGTTGTTACCAAAATCCTAATCAATTACGTAGCAACAATCGGGCTATTTACGCTAACACTGCATGGGTAGTTTCTCAAGGCGATTCACTACAGGCGATCCAGAGACTGGTCACATTGATCACATTCGCGTTCAGACCCGTGTCCTTTGCGACTATGTAGTGTTATTCCGCCACGAAACCCAAAGCATTGGATAACTTTGGCACACTGTGGGGGAAATGTGTTGACTTGATAGCATCGAAATGTCAGTCGCTATGGCTGTTCGACCGAAATATCAGAAACCTTCGCTCGCAGATAGCAGCTAAGAGTCGGCTTATTCAACGGTTATGAAACTGAAGCTACGCAACAATCAAGACCGCGTAAGCCTCTCCTTTGCACCAAGAGAATCTGGCGACTCGGCGTAGGCCTCAACAGCAACGCTATTGCAACTGGTGTTACTGCATCCAGCCATCCGGATGCCCAATTGTTGCACTCGGAAAGGTAACATTAGTTACGATTGGGCTCAAATTGGGCTCAAGCTAAAATAGTATCATATTGAGTATGATCATCTGGGCATTCTCTCAACCGAGGTTGGTTCAGCAGCGGAGTTAACCTCAAGAACTCGACGCCTAATGTAGAGTTGACCTATTCAGCGAGGGTTTATATAGGGTCGGCTTTTTGCTGCGATTTACCCTTAGGGAGGGCTGGATCTAATTAGGGGCGAAACGCTGTCGAAAAAACAGCTAAGAACGACGCAATTAAACCTTAAGGAGTGGTTGTGCAAACCAAACTTTGGTTCTGCTTCCCTGGAAGGGCTATCGGCTGAAATGCGTTGGTAACCGGTTTGAGTGACAATGGTCGCCTTTTCCCACCGATTATGAACTCATTTACCCCCCAGGTCGCTAACATTACCTGGCATGAAGCTTCGGTAGACCGAGTAGCCAGAGCGGACAAGCGTGGGCACCGCAGCGCCATTCTTTGGTTCACTGGACTTTCTGGATCCGGCAAAAGCACCCTGGCCAATGCAGTGAATGCGACTCTGTTTAAGCGAGGATTGGCTAGCTATGTACTGGACGGTGACAATATGCGCCATGGTCTCTGCAAAGATTTAGGTTTTTCTGGCGCTGACAGAGAAGAAAATATCCGACGCATCGGCGAAGTAGCAAAGTTATTTCTCGATGCAGGCATCATCGTTCTCACCGCTTTTATATCTCCGTTTCGCGCTGATCGCAACAAAGTTAAAGCCCTAGTCGAAGCAGATGATTTCCTCGAGATCTATTGCGCGGCTGATCTGAACGTTTGTGAAGTTCGAGACCCCAAAGGCCTCTATGCTAAAGCCCGGTCTGGTGTTATTAAAGAGTTCACGGGTATTTCCAGCCCCTACGAGGCACCTGAAGCCCCCACTCTGAAGATTGATACTGGCGTCCAGGAATTGTCTGTATCGGTCAGTAGAGTAATCAGAATCCTTCAGGACAGGAAAGTGATTCCGTCAATGTAATGTCAGTACTTAATTACCTGTTGCATCGGCCAGTGTTTTAATGTAATCGACGGTCGACACTGCAAAGAGAAGACTCAACAATTCTCCAAAGCCGGGTGGGCTAGCAAGCCCAGCTCCAATTGGCAAAAAAATTGAGCGGTCAGGCCGGTTACAGCCCAACGATCCTACCCATAAGTCTAGGTTGAATCACCTGATCCACAATCTGGCCTACTACAACAGCAGCGATCAAGAGCTTTAGTCCAATTCGGAGATCTTGGACTGCTAAAGCGGCGTTTACAAACATGATGGTGAGAGTACTGGCATATGGGATCAACATGGTGAAGCCGATCAATACGGCAAACAGCACGTCGTAGGGGATATCTAGACTGGCAAACACCAGTAGCTGCCTACCGCAGAGGATAAAGGCAAGTAACACTTGACCGGCAAAGTAGCCGCGAAAGGTTCGGTCAAAAGTTCTCATGACCAGAGCCTGCCGACGCTCCGGTAGCTATCGGATCAAATCCGCGGTGATTGGCTCAGCTCCCAGCAATAGGAACACTGCCAACGCCAACACGATTACCATATCGATGGCGATGCTCACCGTAGCGCCCAAAATACCCAGCAAACGCTGACTCAATTGGGTAGCTACCCAACCCACCTGGGTGGCTAAATCACTGCTGAAACCAACAAAATCCGTAGGAAGGCCATAGGAAGTAGCCCAGGCTTGGGCTTGATTGATCCCCTGCTCAGCGGCCGTTAGCAACGATGGTCCTGTACTAATCAATTGACTGAGCTGCACAATCAATAACGGCAGCAGTTCGACTGCCGCTAGCGCTAGTAGGCCTGCCGTGAGCAGCACCACTACGGTAATCGCTAGCAGTCATGTCAACCCAAGCCTTATTAGTCAGCGACAGGGAAGATCCAAGAGGAATGCGATTAATGCGGCCGTCACAAACAGCCCCGGAAATGGGGCGAACTGCACCAAGATTCGTTTAAGGACAAAAACATTTAACCCGAATAAAGGCAGCACCAAGCTAAGGTGGAATCAGCTAGGCCAAGCCTTCATTTAGTGGAACCTTCTGAGATTGAAGCTTGGGATACTTCGGCCATGTGTTAACACCAAAGACCAAAGCAAGTAGCCATTTCCAGCAACTCAGCGGCTCTTGAAGCAAAGGTGAGATAGCTTTGTAAAACATCAATCACAATTAAAACGTTGATCAGCATCAGGGAAAACATGGAAGAATTGTAATCAAACCGTTGCGAAAAACCGTGGGATTACTAAATAATAGCCCCTAGCACCGCGCAGTTGAGGTAAAGGATAGGCCTCGTTAGAAGTAATAGTTATGGACAAGAAATATATTGTCGCAGCACGACCACGGTAAAAAACCACCTCCGCAATAACTAAACTTCTATCATCCTTTGATAAGATCCTTGGATTCGATCTAATTCGGCAGTAGATCCAGTTTCGTTAATAGTGTTACCTATAGCAAAGAGTTGACCTTGAGACACACCCTGGGTTCAACGGAGCCTCGTAGACTTGAGCAGGGTTCTTGACCATGAATCAGAACCAATTTCTTCAGTCAAATTTCACTACAAAATAATGTTGTTAAAAAATAGTGGTAAGTACTATCGCCCGTCACGAAGTTAGTAAGGGTAAGAGTGTGGTACTGAGCATCGCGCTAACTCATTTGCTCGAGATAAGTACTGCTACCTAAGTCAAGCAAGCGAGCATCTTTTGCCACTACTACATCATGTAAGCTGTTGCGATAATCCGTTAAGCGCTGAGCCAAGGAATTATCGGAAGTGGCCAGGATCTGAGCGGCGAGTAGCCCGGCGTTAAGGCCTCCATTAATGGCCACCGTGGCGACGGGAATGCCGCCAGGCATTTGCACAATCGAGTAAAGCGAGTCCATGCCAGATAATGCTCGGCTCTGCACTGGCACTCCAATCACGGGAAGAGTGGTGAGGGCTGCCATCATTCCGGGAAGATGAGCGGCACCACCGGCGCCGGCCACGATTGCACGATGTCCTCGCCGACGTGCCTGCTGAGCGAACGCCACCATTTCCAGAGGGGTGCGATGGGCGGATAACACTCGCACCTCTACTACAACCCCTAGCTGTCGCAAGATCGCTGCTGCTGGCTCCATCATTGGCAGATCAGAATCACTGCCCATCACCACGGCAACGCGGGCAGAAAGAGAGGATACTGTCACAATGTGCTCCGACAGGACTGCCATCGTCACCTTCTAATGGCCTCAAGTGCCAGATTCAATGCGACGGATCACTGATGTGCGCTTACCCGCACCCTTGGGTAGTGATACTGAACAACGCTACTGGCTCAATTTAAGCCCACAGGGTGTCATAGTCGCATCCGGCCCGATGGAAATAAAAAACCCAGAGGTGAGGAGTAGTTGGCACGGGGATTGGATCAGCCCCCGTGCTGTTGATCTGCAGATTAACGGCGGGTTAGGTCTGGCTTTCCCGGAATTGGTTCCCACCGATTTACCACGCCTGATAGACCTACTGAAATTGCTCTGGAGAGATGGGGTTGAGGCGATCGCTCCAACCCTAGTGACCTGTGGGGTTGCTCCGTTACGCAAGTCCCTTGCCGTGTTGCAAGAAGCCAGAAGCTATAAGCGACCCGATTGTTGTCGATTATTAGGTGCCCACCTTGAAGGACCTTTTTTAGCAGAATCGCGCCGAGGCGCACATCCGAAGCAACACCTAGTTGCACCAAGCCTCACGGCCCTTCATGAACGCATCTGTGGCTACGAATCCGAGATTGCCCTGATGACCCTGGCGCCTGAACTCGACGGTGCCGCTACGGTGATTGACCGACTGCGGGATTTAGGGATCACAGTAGCTCTGGGTCACAGCAGCGCTAACGCCGGCTCCGCAGCAAAAGCTTTTGATCAAGGAGTGGGAATGCTTACCCATGCCTTCAATGCGATGCCGGGATTACATCACCGGGCGCCGGGTCCAGTGGGGGAAGCATGCAGACGTGATGCCATCGCCCTCGGTCTGATTGCGGATGGCGTACATGTAGATCCGACCATGGCGGTGTTGCTGCAAAAACTTGCACCAAATCGAATTGTGTTGGTCAGCGATGCCCTTGCTCCCTACGGACTCGCCGACGGTATACACCGCTGGGATAAGCGAAACTTATTAGTCAAGAACGGCGTCTGTCGACTGAAGGATGGCACCCTGGCTGGGGTGACCCTACCCCAATTGGAAGCGGTAAAACGTTTGGCCAGATGGAGCGATGACGCAGGGGCTGCTATCTGGAGTGCCACGGTAGCCCCACGTGGAGTACTTGGCAGTATCGGCACGCTGGAGCAGATTCTGATTGGACAGCCCCTTACTGCGCTGTTGCGCTGGCACCAAACTGCAAAAGGATGTCTGGACTGGAGTTACGCTGCTTAAGATTTCGCAGCAGATCGCCTTGTCTCACTAGATGGCCTCTGATCAGCTACTAACGCAGAAACAGCTCGAAAAGGAAAAAGTAAAGGGATACTTCGAAACCACGGGCTTTGACCGCTGGAACCGCATCTACAGTAAAAGCAATGAAGTGAACAAGGTGCAGCGCAATATTCGCATTGGTCACCAGAAAACTGTGGATGAAGTGGTGAGTTGGATTCAAGAAGGCGGTGCCGTAAGCGACGTCAGCTTCCTCGATGCCGGCTGTGGTGTGGGCAGCCTTAGTCTGCCGTTGGCCATCATGGGCGCTGGTTTTGTCTACGCCAGTGACATTTCCGCAACGATGGCCAGGGAAGCGGAACGCCGGGCTCGAGAAGCTGGCCTCGATATGGGCAAGTTGAAATTCTCCGCTAACGACCTAGAGAGCATCAGCGGGTCTTTTCACACGGTGTGTTGCTTAGATGTCTTTATCCACTACCCCCAGCCGGCTGCAGAAGAAATGGTGAAGCATTTGTGTAAGCTCACCGAAAAGCGACTGATCGTGAGTTTTGCACCGTACACTCCATTTTTAGCAGTGCTCAAAGGTATCGGCCAGTTATTTCCGGGACCTAGCAAAACCACCCGTGCCTACACGCTGAAGGAAGCCGGTATTGTCAAGGCTGCGGAAGAATGCGGTTTGCGAGTGGTACGCCGCAGCTTGAACAGAGCACCATTTTACTTTTCCCGTCTGATCGAATTTTGCAAATAACGAAATGTTAGCTGAATTAAAGACTTCTTTAGACAACATCATGACTAACTATATTTTAGCAAACTTAAGTCTGTTCAAAGCGCCACCATCTGTGAGCAGCACTCTCAATCTCCAGGTTCGGCCATCATTGAAATCTTTCAAATAAAAGGAGTTACACAATGCGTCATTGAACACTTCTTTAACCCATCTCTTTCGTGCAACGACCCCAATTCGATTCTCTAGAACCAGAACTCAATAGCAAAAACTCTCTTTATATACGCTAGCTTTTGCTAGGAGAGGCCAATCAAACCCTGTCATAACTATACTATTTTGACTAGACTTGACAGACTTATGAAGTAACCGAGCATCAGCTGAAGCATAGATAAAGATACGGGCACGTCAACGAGAAATTTGTCTACCATATCGCTGGTGGTTGACCTGACTCAAAACTGATGCGATGAGTATGAATCATTTTACTAAACGGTGCTCCAACGCATAACGCACCAACTCTGTACGGCTGGAGGTGCCAGTTTTGTTGAACAAGCGACTCACATACTTCTCTACATTACGGATTGATGTTTCTAGTTGACGCGCGATTTCTTTATTCATTAAACCCTCGGCTACCAACTGCAGCACGCTTGACTCTCTCGGGGTAAAACTATGCACGACGGAGTTCTTTAAAGGCAAGGCTTCCGCTTGGGCTAACAACGAACGGATCTCGGTGATCTGCTTGGCCATCTGGCCCATATCGGTATCAGCGAAACGAGCCGCTTCTTGCAGCAGCCGATGTTGGCGCTGAGCGACGTTGCACACCCGTGCTACTAGTTCGTTGGGATCGAACGGTTTGGAGATGTAGTCGTCTACTCCGGCCATATAACCTTGAGTTCGGTCTGCTGTCATCCCCTTAGCAGTGAGGAAAATCACTGGCGTCCCACCCAAAAGCTCGTCTTCCCGTAATTTTTTTAATAAGCCGTAGCCATCGAGTTGCGGCATCATTACATCGCTGATTATGACATTGGGCAGCATTTGTTGTGCCTTAGCAAACCCCTCTTCCCCATTTACCGCGGTGGTGACATCAAAGCCCTCATCTTCTAAATAAGCCTGGACGGCGGTTCGCAGACCCGGCTCATCATCCACTAGTAGTAACCGTTGCGATGGCAGTGGCGCCTCTTGCTCATCGTTTGATGTAGTGGGGGCATTGCTCATGACTGGGGAGATTCTAATTGCAATTTATGGAGACTGTGTTTAAGAGACAAGTGCAGGTAACTACTTCTGCCGTTCATGCAACCAGGATAGAGAAATCGAGTTCCAGTAGCTTTTCACACAGCATGGCAGGGTCTACCCTCCGTTGTCTTTAAAAAGCCACAAGTGGTCTGTTAAGCCAAGTTGACTTCTTAGTTGTACTAAATAATTGGAACACCAGGCCCGAGCCAACG comes from the Synechococcus sp. M16CYN genome and includes:
- the purE gene encoding 5-(carboxyamino)imidazole ribonucleotide mutase, which produces MAVLSEHIVTVSSLSARVAVVMGSDSDLPMMEPAAAILRQLGVVVEVRVLSAHRTPLEMVAFAQQARRRGHRAIVAGAGGAAHLPGMMAALTTLPVIGVPVQSRALSGMDSLYSIVQMPGGIPVATVAINGGLNAGLLAAQILATSDNSLAQRLTDYRNSLHDVVVAKDARLLDLGSSTYLEQMS
- the cysC gene encoding adenylyl-sulfate kinase: MNSFTPQVANITWHEASVDRVARADKRGHRSAILWFTGLSGSGKSTLANAVNATLFKRGLASYVLDGDNMRHGLCKDLGFSGADREENIRRIGEVAKLFLDAGIIVLTAFISPFRADRNKVKALVEADDFLEIYCAADLNVCEVRDPKGLYAKARSGVIKEFTGISSPYEAPEAPTLKIDTGVQELSVSVSRVIRILQDRKVIPSM
- a CDS encoding response regulator transcription factor, coding for MSNAPTTSNDEQEAPLPSQRLLLVDDEPGLRTAVQAYLEDEGFDVTTAVNGEEGFAKAQQMLPNVIISDVMMPQLDGYGLLKKLREDELLGGTPVIFLTAKGMTADRTQGYMAGVDDYISKPFDPNELVARVCNVAQRQHRLLQEAARFADTDMGQMAKQITEIRSLLAQAEALPLKNSVVHSFTPRESSVLQLVAEGLMNKEIARQLETSIRNVEKYVSRLFNKTGTSSRTELVRYALEHRLVK
- the trpB gene encoding tryptophan synthase subunit beta, coding for MASTLPNAIHLDPASLQPTMRPAAHGRFGRFGGQYVPETLMPALVELERAATQAWNDPAFTDELNRLLKTYVGRATPLYEAERLTAHYRRADGGPRIWLKREDLNHTGAHKINNALGQALLALRMGKKRIIAETGAGQHGVATATVCARFGLRCMIYMGAEDMNRQALNVFRMRLLGATVQPVTTGSATLKEAVSEAIRDWVTNVETTHYILGSVAGPHPYPMLVRDFHAVIGQETKQQCREAFGRMPDVLMACVGGGSNAMGLFHDFVQDTAIRLIGVEAAGDGIDTPRHAATITQGRAGVLHGAMSLLLQDSDGQVQEAHSISAGLDYPGVGPEHSYLREIGRAEYVAVTDQQALDALCLVSALEGIIPALETAHAFAWLDQLCPTLQKGCEVVINCSGRGDKDVNTVVERLGEKL
- a CDS encoding N-acetylglucosamine-6-phosphate deacetylase, whose product is MRRITDVRLPAPLGSDTEQRYWLNLSPQGVIVASGPMEIKNPEVRSSWHGDWISPRAVDLQINGGLGLAFPELVPTDLPRLIDLLKLLWRDGVEAIAPTLVTCGVAPLRKSLAVLQEARSYKRPDCCRLLGAHLEGPFLAESRRGAHPKQHLVAPSLTALHERICGYESEIALMTLAPELDGAATVIDRLRDLGITVALGHSSANAGSAAKAFDQGVGMLTHAFNAMPGLHHRAPGPVGEACRRDAIALGLIADGVHVDPTMAVLLQKLAPNRIVLVSDALAPYGLADGIHRWDKRNLLVKNGVCRLKDGTLAGVTLPQLEAVKRLARWSDDAGAAIWSATVAPRGVLGSIGTLEQILIGQPLTALLRWHQTAKGCLDWSYAA
- the bchM gene encoding magnesium protoporphyrin IX methyltransferase, producing MASDQLLTQKQLEKEKVKGYFETTGFDRWNRIYSKSNEVNKVQRNIRIGHQKTVDEVVSWIQEGGAVSDVSFLDAGCGVGSLSLPLAIMGAGFVYASDISATMAREAERRAREAGLDMGKLKFSANDLESISGSFHTVCCLDVFIHYPQPAAEEMVKHLCKLTEKRLIVSFAPYTPFLAVLKGIGQLFPGPSKTTRAYTLKEAGIVKAAEECGLRVVRRSLNRAPFYFSRLIEFCK